The following proteins come from a genomic window of Natrinema saccharevitans:
- a CDS encoding right-handed parallel beta-helix repeat-containing protein, translating to MARDNSVLDDVESTDTESLTAGSGSNSGLLHRRRYLKFLGTAATAAAAMTGVTSAADDYDVIEVGAGESRTVRLDDGETFENKLIDITANNARFHIRAIADDWEIRNIGFRGNWDSTEKADAIICQVNSPDATGLIENVYFMGSQNDDTYPGITGINVANGHYGRVEIRNVNIQNCPDNSVYASNPGDPADHTIGAGGGGEVIIRDSYARNSRAGGFRVGTDGSLVDNCVVVGCDKGVWGYYEHIEVRDSDISDCKHADIRCGAQNWDKSQQAEITVTNTRYETTDNRGAAIHGSSAGTAQRTEPEDVAGVPLSPEAAASGSSGSSDDSTGGSDDATDEPESEGSLLAFITEPDASYASYEFTADGPVEFADAPYESPSGGRIEGGTYTSEDFVESDDGTWRAGGVTGGGHGDAYRVDGSLTSINVDNPDVMWVELDGEEIDPDSVGDSDLENTLLVDGVGTAGGTRYEFTVSGAVEKSTAGSASINADDRIESGTVTGSVGGWRDAFSFSGDLEELTVDGTARVYVNGDQVDPADYGDERPHVLTLVGNGSAANYEISVDGTIDAAVGDDAAASATISENTVDGSIDRGVQRFRFSGTVSDITFTNGSANVYVDDEEVEPDEVGESELLPHAITIDGRDADGDSSYVFETDGDVVASSYRDATVDDGDVIDGTTVSGSVADSLDAYWFDGDIVDFRLTGDASVDVEYDVRD from the coding sequence ATGGCACGCGATAATTCGGTACTGGACGACGTCGAATCGACCGATACAGAGAGTCTGACGGCGGGATCTGGCAGTAATAGTGGATTACTCCATCGTCGACGATATCTGAAGTTCCTCGGGACCGCCGCGACCGCGGCGGCCGCGATGACCGGGGTCACCTCGGCGGCGGACGACTACGACGTAATCGAAGTCGGGGCGGGGGAATCTCGGACGGTGCGACTGGACGACGGTGAGACCTTCGAGAACAAACTGATCGATATCACCGCTAACAATGCCCGGTTCCACATCAGGGCGATCGCCGACGACTGGGAGATCCGCAACATCGGCTTCCGGGGCAACTGGGACAGCACGGAGAAGGCCGACGCCATCATCTGTCAGGTCAACAGTCCGGACGCGACCGGCCTGATCGAGAACGTCTACTTCATGGGCAGTCAGAACGACGACACCTACCCCGGGATCACGGGTATCAACGTCGCGAACGGTCACTACGGACGCGTCGAGATCCGTAACGTCAACATCCAGAACTGCCCGGACAACTCCGTGTACGCGAGCAACCCCGGCGACCCGGCGGATCACACCATCGGGGCCGGCGGCGGCGGCGAGGTCATCATCCGTGACTCGTACGCTCGCAACTCCCGCGCCGGCGGGTTCCGCGTCGGGACCGACGGCTCCCTCGTCGACAACTGCGTCGTCGTCGGCTGTGACAAGGGCGTCTGGGGGTACTACGAACACATCGAGGTCAGAGACTCCGACATCTCCGACTGTAAACACGCCGACATCCGGTGTGGCGCTCAAAACTGGGACAAGAGCCAGCAAGCGGAGATCACCGTCACGAACACCCGATACGAGACGACCGATAACCGCGGCGCGGCGATCCACGGCTCCTCGGCCGGAACGGCCCAGCGGACCGAACCCGAGGACGTCGCGGGCGTCCCGCTGAGTCCCGAGGCGGCCGCGTCCGGCTCGTCGGGCTCGAGTGACGACTCGACCGGCGGAAGCGACGACGCGACGGACGAACCGGAATCGGAAGGGAGCCTCCTCGCGTTCATCACGGAGCCCGACGCCAGCTACGCCAGCTACGAGTTCACCGCCGACGGCCCCGTCGAGTTCGCCGATGCACCGTACGAGAGTCCGTCCGGCGGGCGTATCGAAGGCGGAACGTACACGTCCGAGGACTTCGTCGAGTCCGACGACGGCACGTGGCGTGCCGGCGGCGTCACCGGCGGTGGCCACGGCGACGCCTACCGCGTCGACGGCTCGCTCACCTCGATCAACGTCGACAACCCCGACGTGATGTGGGTCGAACTCGACGGCGAGGAGATCGATCCCGACTCGGTCGGCGACTCGGACCTCGAGAACACCTTGCTCGTCGACGGCGTCGGAACGGCCGGCGGCACCCGCTACGAGTTCACCGTGAGCGGCGCGGTCGAGAAGTCGACCGCCGGCAGCGCGTCGATCAACGCCGACGACCGCATCGAGAGCGGCACCGTCACCGGCTCCGTCGGCGGCTGGCGCGACGCCTTCAGCTTTAGCGGCGACCTCGAGGAACTCACCGTCGACGGGACCGCTCGCGTCTACGTCAACGGCGACCAGGTCGATCCGGCCGATTACGGCGACGAACGGCCACACGTTCTGACACTCGTCGGGAACGGGTCGGCCGCGAACTACGAGATCAGCGTCGACGGGACGATCGACGCGGCGGTGGGCGACGACGCGGCGGCGTCGGCGACCATCTCCGAGAACACCGTCGATGGATCGATCGATCGCGGCGTTCAGCGGTTCCGGTTCTCCGGCACCGTCAGCGATATCACGTTCACCAACGGCTCGGCGAACGTCTACGTCGACGACGAAGAGGTCGAGCCGGACGAGGTCGGCGAGTCCGAGCTGTTGCCACACGCGATCACGATCGACGGACGCGACGCGGACGGTGACTCGTCGTACGTCTTCGAAACCGACGGCGACGTCGTCGCCTCGAGCTACCGCGACGCCACGGTCGACGACGGCGACGTCATCGACGGGACGACGGTCAGCGGCAGCGTCGCCGACTCGCTGGACGCCTACTGGTTCGACGGCGACATCGTCGACTTCCGGCTGACCGGCGACGCGAGCGTCGACGTCGAGTACGACGTTCGAGACTGA
- a CDS encoding GNAT family N-acetyltransferase codes for MDIERLTLEEWGDALPATGYEVFHEPDALGVLDDHTDAELRLYGAFKGQQPVGLLPVFVDERSIGRTVLSPPVSFSVPRLGPILDPASPKRHKRERINRELTAGVIDAVGVGDRTTLFRMRCPLEYVDPRPYEWNDFSLEPRFTYVVDCEGETIEGLMKGFSKSLRREMRKKDELDLAVEREGIESALRVYEDVVEQYRAHDDPPPISRAFLRDLLTALDDELWRVYVARTPDGEYRGGVVTLYSPDLAYFWQGGVTATYEGVSVNSLLHRAILEDALTDPALESVTGYDLVGANTERLCEYKAKFNGDLRQYYVVESSGLEMSLAKTAYQKLSRVK; via the coding sequence ATGGACATCGAACGGCTGACCCTCGAGGAGTGGGGCGACGCCTTGCCGGCGACGGGCTACGAGGTGTTTCACGAGCCGGACGCACTGGGCGTCCTCGACGACCACACCGACGCGGAGCTACGGCTGTACGGCGCCTTCAAGGGCCAGCAGCCGGTCGGCCTGTTGCCGGTGTTCGTCGACGAGCGTTCGATCGGCCGGACGGTTCTCTCACCGCCGGTCTCGTTCAGCGTCCCGCGGCTCGGCCCGATACTCGATCCGGCCAGCCCGAAGCGACACAAGCGCGAGCGGATCAACCGGGAGCTGACGGCCGGCGTGATCGACGCCGTCGGCGTCGGCGACCGGACGACGCTCTTTCGGATGCGCTGTCCGCTCGAGTACGTCGATCCCCGCCCCTACGAGTGGAACGACTTCTCGCTCGAACCGCGGTTCACCTACGTCGTCGACTGCGAAGGCGAGACGATCGAGGGCCTGATGAAAGGCTTCAGCAAGAGCCTGCGCCGAGAGATGCGCAAGAAAGACGAACTCGATCTCGCGGTCGAACGGGAGGGGATCGAGTCGGCCCTGCGGGTCTACGAGGACGTGGTCGAGCAGTACCGGGCCCACGACGATCCGCCGCCGATCTCGCGGGCGTTCCTCCGCGATCTCCTCACCGCTCTGGACGACGAACTGTGGCGGGTCTACGTCGCCCGGACCCCCGACGGCGAGTACCGAGGCGGCGTCGTGACCCTCTACTCGCCCGACCTCGCGTACTTCTGGCAGGGCGGGGTGACGGCCACCTACGAGGGCGTCAGCGTCAACAGCCTCCTCCACCGGGCGATCCTCGAGGACGCCCTCACCGATCCCGCCCTCGAGTCGGTGACCGGCTACGACCTCGTCGGCGCGAACACCGAACGGCTCTGTGAGTACAAGGCCAAGTTCAACGGCGACCTCCGCCAGTACTACGTCGTCGAATCGTCGGGACTGGAGATGTCGCTGGCGAAGACGGCCTATCAGAAACTCTCGCGGGTCAAATAA
- a CDS encoding glycosyltransferase family 4 protein, producing the protein MSRSGASSRPERPGAASGSESAATAAASGEPADGTPAVDDRRVLVVTGLAHKNERHYGPLADVAGETTMVCLDPTGGVESARTVRVPEVGPRIVRVFLLFVLALYEGYRNDYDAVASISLVPYGCYALALKAIYGYPAHLGIIGIDLDHHAEQWYGPVPRWLFRRFDAVSVPGTAHAERLVRFGVPPDRIERLTNAIEVDTYRPPERAVETDYEFVWVGRFSAEKDPLRFVDALAELEAADREFRAVMVGDGPLRSAVVDELAARGLSDRVDCPGWVDEPLEYYHRSETFVLTSERDALPLVMLEAMATGLPAIVPPVGSIPDVVTDGENGLVVSDREPATVAAAMERCLDDPDFRRSLGAAATAVRSDVSLERASEDWRRILATLER; encoded by the coding sequence ATGAGTCGATCCGGGGCGTCGTCGCGTCCGGAGCGGCCGGGGGCGGCGTCCGGGTCGGAGTCCGCAGCGACGGCAGCGGCGTCGGGGGAACCGGCAGACGGAACACCGGCAGTCGACGATCGCCGGGTCCTCGTCGTGACGGGGCTGGCACACAAAAACGAGCGCCACTACGGACCGCTGGCCGACGTCGCCGGCGAAACGACGATGGTCTGTCTCGATCCGACCGGCGGCGTCGAGTCCGCGCGGACCGTCCGCGTCCCCGAGGTCGGCCCGCGGATCGTCCGCGTTTTTCTCCTCTTCGTCCTCGCGCTGTACGAGGGGTATCGCAACGACTACGACGCGGTCGCGTCGATCTCGCTCGTTCCCTACGGCTGCTACGCGCTCGCGCTGAAAGCGATCTACGGCTACCCCGCCCACCTCGGGATCATCGGGATCGATCTCGACCATCACGCCGAGCAGTGGTACGGCCCCGTCCCCCGGTGGCTGTTCAGGCGCTTCGACGCGGTGTCGGTCCCCGGGACCGCCCACGCCGAGCGACTCGTCCGGTTCGGCGTCCCGCCCGACCGGATCGAGCGGCTGACGAACGCGATCGAGGTCGACACCTACCGGCCGCCGGAGCGGGCGGTCGAGACCGACTACGAGTTCGTCTGGGTCGGCCGGTTCAGCGCCGAAAAGGACCCCCTCCGGTTCGTCGACGCCCTCGCCGAACTCGAGGCCGCCGACCGGGAGTTCCGGGCGGTCATGGTCGGCGACGGCCCCCTCCGGTCGGCCGTCGTCGACGAACTCGCCGCCCGCGGGCTGTCGGACCGGGTCGACTGCCCCGGCTGGGTGGACGAACCGCTCGAGTACTACCACCGCTCGGAAACGTTCGTCCTGACCTCCGAGCGGGACGCCTTGCCGCTGGTCATGCTCGAGGCGATGGCGACCGGCCTGCCCGCGATCGTCCCGCCGGTGGGGTCGATTCCCGACGTGGTAACCGACGGCGAGAACGGGCTCGTCGTCTCGGACCGCGAGCCCGCGACCGTCGCCGCGGCGATGGAACGGTGTCTGGACGATCCCGACTTCCGGCGCTCGCTCGGGGCGGCCGCGACGGCGGTCCGGTCGGACGTCTCGCTCGAGCGGGCGAGCGAGGACTGGCGGCGGATCCTGGCGACCCTCGAGCGGTGA
- a CDS encoding antibiotic ABC transporter permease — MQSEYIPRIGVRRLSRTATSRSADPAGDSTGENRSGTDARAVERYGPALESTLAYARERDYVGPDYGDGMSSRLLQSLPVENKWLNLAVQETVKRTPVDVRPLFRVELRRNFKGGGLFAMANLNYHDLGAEWEPANEPAFDPLAEAERLADWLVAERCEGYSGFCGGHRHEIQHLHTKGEPNDPDIVSTAYAVKALLCAARLDERYAEIARTARDFLVEDLNYREVPAGAKIDYHMNHPDDSYTLNSAALGAGMLVDLYEHFGDDEYRERATEILDHVVAHQTDRGGWPYRLPASASHLSMDNHHNGFVIECLQRYRDVIDEDRYADALEDALEFYRTELFELDGAPNFDEENAYPRDIHASTQGILVFTREGELAFAERILRWVLTNLQPEQGRFYYRKYRHHTKRVTLMRWCQGWMSYALSEFLLASASRTGPDRVPERRGTADPSAVGDR; from the coding sequence ATGCAGTCCGAGTACATTCCGCGGATCGGCGTCCGGCGACTCTCGCGTACCGCGACCTCCCGATCCGCCGACCCGGCGGGCGATTCGACGGGGGAAAACAGGTCGGGGACGGACGCTCGAGCGGTCGAGCGATACGGGCCCGCCCTCGAGTCGACGCTCGCCTACGCCCGGGAACGCGACTACGTCGGACCCGATTACGGCGACGGGATGAGTAGCCGGCTCCTGCAGTCGCTGCCGGTCGAGAACAAGTGGCTCAACCTCGCCGTCCAGGAGACCGTCAAACGGACGCCGGTCGACGTCAGGCCGCTGTTTCGCGTCGAACTCCGGCGTAACTTCAAGGGCGGCGGCCTGTTCGCGATGGCGAACCTGAACTACCACGACCTCGGAGCCGAGTGGGAACCGGCGAACGAACCGGCGTTCGACCCGCTCGCGGAGGCCGAACGACTCGCCGACTGGCTCGTCGCCGAGCGGTGTGAGGGGTACAGCGGGTTCTGCGGGGGGCATCGCCACGAGATCCAGCATCTCCACACGAAAGGCGAGCCGAACGATCCCGACATCGTCTCGACCGCCTACGCGGTGAAGGCGCTGTTGTGCGCCGCCCGACTCGACGAGCGATACGCGGAGATCGCCCGGACCGCGCGCGACTTCCTCGTCGAGGACCTGAACTACCGAGAGGTGCCGGCGGGCGCGAAGATCGACTATCACATGAACCACCCGGACGACTCCTACACCCTCAACTCCGCGGCGCTCGGCGCGGGCATGCTCGTCGACCTCTACGAACACTTCGGCGACGACGAGTACCGCGAGCGGGCGACGGAGATCCTCGATCACGTCGTCGCCCACCAGACCGACCGCGGCGGGTGGCCCTACCGGCTGCCGGCCTCTGCCTCCCACCTCTCGATGGACAACCACCACAACGGCTTCGTCATCGAGTGTCTCCAGCGCTATCGCGACGTCATCGACGAAGATCGGTACGCCGACGCGCTGGAGGACGCCCTCGAGTTCTACCGGACCGAACTGTTCGAACTGGACGGCGCGCCCAACTTCGACGAGGAGAACGCCTATCCCCGGGACATTCACGCCAGCACGCAGGGGATCCTGGTGTTCACTCGCGAGGGCGAGCTGGCGTTCGCGGAACGGATTCTCCGGTGGGTCCTGACGAACCTCCAGCCCGAACAGGGACGGTTCTACTACCGGAAGTACCGCCACCACACGAAACGGGTGACGCTGATGCGCTGGTGTCAGGGGTGGATGTCCTACGCGCTCTCGGAGTTCCTGCTCGCGAGCGCGAGCCGAACCGGACCCGATCGGGTGCCGGAGCGTCGCGGGACGGCCGACCCGTCGGCGGTCGGTGACCGATGA
- a CDS encoding glycosyltransferase has translation MRYLFFTNTPAHVHLYKHAVAALRERGHDVLVLARDYTCTLDLLEWYELPYEVYGYCDTSKGSLLSRLPAHYLRAIRRARRFDPDLVFGMGGYAAHTGALLRTPTVLLIDSEPASFDHTISTPFARAILTPNTFRKDLGEDHYVFPGLKECAYLHPDVYEPNPAVRDRLGVDDEEPYVLLRLNAFGSQHDVGKNGISSEQCRRLVERLSDDATILVSDEGNDIDLAGLPARSFDLHPALLHDALAEATLLVADTQTMVTEAALLGTPAIRSNSFVGEADMGNFVALENRGLIHNVARFDDLRDRATALLRDEGVDEAWQRRRDDYLAETINLTDLLVDVATARGRVDDIDAVRQFDRPATGDPNAPVGVGSD, from the coding sequence ATGAGATACCTGTTCTTCACTAATACGCCGGCACACGTACACCTGTACAAACACGCCGTCGCGGCGTTGCGCGAGCGGGGCCACGACGTCCTCGTCCTCGCGCGTGACTACACCTGTACTCTCGACCTGCTCGAGTGGTACGAGCTGCCCTACGAGGTCTACGGCTACTGCGACACGTCGAAGGGGTCGCTGCTGAGCCGGCTGCCGGCCCATTATCTCCGGGCGATCCGGCGGGCCAGGCGGTTCGACCCCGATCTCGTCTTCGGGATGGGCGGCTACGCGGCCCACACGGGGGCCCTGCTCCGGACGCCGACGGTGTTGCTCATCGACTCCGAGCCGGCGTCGTTCGACCACACGATCTCGACGCCGTTCGCTCGAGCGATCCTCACGCCCAACACCTTCCGAAAAGACCTCGGAGAGGACCACTACGTGTTCCCGGGACTCAAGGAGTGTGCGTACCTCCATCCCGACGTCTACGAGCCGAACCCCGCAGTCCGCGACCGGCTCGGCGTCGACGACGAGGAGCCGTACGTCCTCCTCCGGCTCAACGCCTTCGGCTCCCAGCACGACGTCGGCAAGAACGGCATCTCGAGCGAGCAGTGTCGCCGCCTCGTCGAGCGACTGAGCGACGACGCGACGATCCTCGTCTCCGACGAGGGAAACGACATCGACCTCGCGGGGCTGCCGGCGCGATCGTTCGACCTTCATCCCGCACTGCTGCACGACGCGCTCGCCGAGGCGACGCTGTTGGTCGCCGACACCCAGACGATGGTCACCGAGGCCGCCCTTCTCGGCACGCCGGCGATCCGGTCGAACTCCTTCGTCGGCGAGGCCGACATGGGCAACTTCGTCGCGCTCGAGAACAGGGGACTGATCCACAACGTCGCCCGCTTCGACGACCTCCGCGATCGGGCGACGGCGTTGCTTCGTGACGAGGGCGTCGACGAGGCGTGGCAACGGCGTCGCGACGACTACCTGGCCGAGACGATCAATCTCACGGACCTGCTCGTCGACGTCGCGACGGCTCGCGGTCGCGTCGACGACATCGACGCCGTCCGCCAGTTCGACCGCCCGGCGACCGGCGATCCGAACGCGCCCGTCGGCGTCGGCAGCGACTGA
- a CDS encoding lysine exporter LysO family protein, translating to MSIELLLAALLLGSLVGYYASLHRLGEIGDGIIFAGLAVLLVSIGTQLGGDDRILRDLNTIGGSALVLCLGSIVGSVVCVYLLITATSIVDPVAASADENAITRPDTPSELGADGFDWKITGLIFVSLTLGFGLSAVGLPEHVVTRVVSISDYALLALLFGVGVTVGGDTEAVSHIVRIGWGVLLIPLAVAVGSILGGVLLGTVIGMPVTHAAAVAAGFGWYSYAGVVVFDLGGVELGTIAFLANLFREIVTFLVLPAVAKYFGGTTSIAPGGATTMDVTLPLIQRVSGERFVIPALINGLVLSVAATVLVPTILGI from the coding sequence ATGAGTATCGAACTGCTACTCGCCGCACTGTTACTCGGTAGTCTGGTCGGATACTACGCATCTCTGCACCGGCTCGGGGAGATCGGCGATGGTATTATTTTCGCCGGTCTCGCCGTTTTGCTCGTTTCGATCGGGACGCAACTCGGCGGTGACGATCGGATCCTGCGGGATTTGAATACGATCGGCGGATCGGCACTCGTGTTGTGTCTGGGGAGTATCGTCGGCAGCGTCGTCTGTGTCTACCTCCTCATCACGGCCACGTCGATCGTCGATCCGGTAGCCGCCTCGGCCGACGAGAACGCGATCACCCGGCCGGACACGCCGTCGGAACTGGGCGCTGACGGCTTCGATTGGAAGATCACGGGCCTCATCTTCGTCTCGCTTACGCTCGGTTTCGGACTCTCGGCCGTCGGACTTCCGGAACACGTCGTCACACGTGTCGTCTCGATCTCCGATTACGCGCTCTTGGCGCTGCTGTTCGGCGTCGGCGTTACGGTTGGTGGAGATACCGAGGCCGTGAGTCATATCGTCCGGATCGGCTGGGGCGTCCTCCTGATCCCGTTGGCTGTGGCCGTCGGAAGCATTCTCGGTGGCGTGTTGCTCGGGACGGTTATCGGCATGCCGGTCACCCACGCCGCAGCGGTCGCAGCAGGGTTCGGGTGGTACAGTTACGCGGGGGTCGTCGTGTTCGATCTCGGCGGGGTCGAACTGGGGACGATCGCGTTTCTCGCAAACCTCTTTCGGGAGATCGTCACCTTCCTGGTGCTGCCGGCCGTCGCCAAGTACTTCGGGGGAACAACGAGTATCGCACCGGGCGGCGCAACGACGATGGACGTCACGCTCCCGTTGATTCAGCGCGTGTCCGGCGAGCGGTTCGTGATTCCGGCGCTCATCAACGGCCTCGTGCTGTCGGTCGCTGCGACCGTTCTCGTTCCGACCATTCTGGGGATCTAG
- the fni gene encoding type 2 isopentenyl-diphosphate Delta-isomerase: MTEQGSSETEDRKDDHIRIVQERDVETTGTGFEDVRLVHEALPELDYDAIDPSIDFLGHELAAPIFIESMTGGHQNTTALNRALARAAGETGIAMGLGSQRAGLELDDDGVLESYTVVRDVAPDAFIYGNLGAAQLREYDIETVERAVSMIDADALAVHLNFLQEAVQPEGDVDGRNCLAAIERVAEDLSVPIIVKETGNGISGAIARKLSAAGVSAIDVAGKGGTTWSGIEAYRAATANEPRQQRIGTLFRDWGIPTAASTLECVTEHDCVIASGGVRTGLDVAKAIALGARAGGLAKPFLKPAANGPDAVIERVEDLIAELRTAMFVTGSGSIEALRGTEYVLHGETREYVEQRTSSE; this comes from the coding sequence ATGACGGAGCAGGGTTCGTCGGAGACTGAAGACCGGAAAGACGATCATATCCGGATCGTTCAGGAGCGAGACGTCGAAACCACGGGAACGGGCTTCGAAGACGTACGACTCGTCCACGAAGCGCTGCCCGAACTCGATTACGACGCCATCGATCCGTCCATCGACTTTCTGGGACACGAGTTAGCCGCCCCGATCTTCATCGAGAGCATGACCGGCGGGCATCAAAACACGACGGCACTCAATCGGGCACTGGCTCGCGCCGCCGGCGAGACGGGCATCGCGATGGGGCTCGGGAGCCAGCGGGCCGGTCTCGAACTCGACGACGACGGCGTCCTCGAATCGTATACCGTCGTCCGTGACGTCGCACCCGACGCGTTCATCTACGGGAACCTCGGCGCTGCACAGCTTCGGGAGTACGACATCGAAACGGTCGAGCGCGCTGTTTCGATGATCGACGCCGACGCGCTCGCCGTCCACCTGAACTTCCTCCAGGAGGCCGTGCAACCCGAAGGCGACGTCGACGGGCGGAACTGTCTGGCTGCGATCGAACGCGTCGCCGAGGATCTCTCGGTTCCGATCATCGTCAAGGAGACCGGCAACGGTATTTCCGGAGCGATTGCCCGAAAGCTGTCCGCGGCGGGTGTGAGCGCGATCGACGTCGCCGGCAAAGGTGGCACGACGTGGTCCGGGATCGAGGCCTACCGTGCGGCTACCGCGAACGAACCACGCCAGCAACGGATCGGGACCCTGTTCCGAGACTGGGGCATCCCGACCGCTGCGAGTACGCTCGAGTGTGTCACCGAACACGACTGCGTGATCGCAAGCGGCGGCGTGCGGACGGGACTGGACGTGGCAAAGGCGATCGCGTTAGGTGCCCGCGCCGGCGGGCTGGCGAAACCGTTCCTGAAACCGGCCGCGAACGGACCGGACGCCGTTATCGAACGCGTCGAGGACCTGATCGCCGAGTTACGGACGGCGATGTTCGTCACCGGTTCGGGTTCGATCGAAGCGCTGCGAGGGACGGAGTACGTGTTGCACGGGGAAACGCGAGAATACGTCGAACAACGGACCAGTAGCGAGTAA